Proteins from a genomic interval of Lactococcus protaetiae:
- a CDS encoding iron-hydroxamate ABC transporter substrate-binding protein, giving the protein MKKLLTTIVAAGALLTLAACSTNSSAKNSKSADKTVTFHALNGDIKVPANPKRVAVQNYPDEVASLGGNVVGTDSWAFPNPYLSENQKKNMVDLGAPKFNLEKLIEQKPDLIITVDKDQVADYEKIAPTVLVNYQKLSSMNKSLDYFAKLLNRKDEEKTFLKDFKKAADAQKAKLEKAGVTPSKNTISLLELQGDKIYAFGDNFARGGQTLTTGLGFKQSAKMAELSKGIGYAEVNAESLKDFDADYIFVDFATVDKAQFTALENNPSWKNLKAVKEGHVVTMDYNKVYFFAGPTATKKELPLYTDAIIKATK; this is encoded by the coding sequence GCTAAAAATTCAAAATCAGCTGATAAGACAGTTACTTTTCATGCCTTAAATGGTGATATCAAAGTCCCAGCAAATCCTAAACGTGTTGCTGTTCAAAATTACCCAGATGAAGTTGCATCTCTTGGGGGTAATGTTGTCGGAACGGATTCATGGGCATTTCCAAATCCATATTTATCAGAAAATCAAAAGAAAAATATGGTTGATTTAGGTGCTCCAAAGTTCAATCTTGAAAAATTGATTGAGCAAAAACCAGACCTTATCATCACTGTGGATAAAGACCAAGTTGCGGATTATGAAAAGATTGCACCTACTGTGCTTGTAAATTATCAAAAACTTTCAAGTATGAATAAGTCTTTGGACTATTTTGCCAAATTGCTTAACCGCAAAGATGAAGAAAAAACTTTCCTCAAAGATTTTAAAAAAGCAGCAGATGCACAGAAAGCAAAATTGGAAAAAGCAGGCGTTACACCATCTAAAAATACGATTTCTCTTCTTGAACTTCAAGGGGATAAAATCTACGCCTTTGGTGATAACTTTGCACGCGGAGGTCAAACCTTGACGACAGGTTTAGGCTTTAAACAATCAGCTAAAATGGCAGAGCTTTCAAAAGGAATCGGCTATGCTGAGGTCAATGCAGAAAGCTTGAAGGATTTTGATGCAGATTATATCTTTGTTGACTTTGCGACGGTAGATAAAGCACAATTTACAGCATTGGAAAATAATCCAAGTTGGAAAAACCTTAAAGCGGTTAAAGAGGGTCACGTTGTGACAATGGATTATAACAAAGTTTATTTCTTTGCTGGTCCAACAGCGACTAAAAAAGAGCTTCCACTTTATACGGATGCTATCATCAAGGCTACAAAATAA
- a CDS encoding LysR family transcriptional regulator codes for MNIKQLRYVVAIANTGTFREASEQLFVSQPSMSIAVKDLEQELGFQIFDRTNTGATLTIEGERFYEQAQTVLRNFESFESKYSKPKESDKIFSVASQHYDFLAPVAVDFAKKNPEIKNFRIFESTTYNILQEVAQGHSELGVVYLNKHNRSGIVRMLDKLELEYEEIFLSQTHIYIRKGHPLAERASINANDLKPLDRVRFTQENEQFLYYSEDLVETFENTFIYNVTDRASLNGILERTDAYATGLGFIDDASVHNVTVVPMDGDNGNSLILVKHRGHLLSNAASSYKRSLEVYFENYKF; via the coding sequence ATGAACATTAAACAACTTAGGTACGTGGTGGCTATCGCCAATACTGGAACTTTTCGAGAGGCTTCGGAACAACTTTTTGTAAGCCAACCGTCAATGTCAATTGCTGTCAAAGATTTGGAGCAAGAACTGGGTTTTCAGATTTTTGATCGAACAAATACAGGTGCAACATTGACAATTGAGGGTGAGCGTTTTTATGAACAAGCGCAAACAGTTTTGAGAAATTTTGAATCGTTTGAATCAAAATACTCCAAGCCGAAAGAGTCAGATAAGATTTTTTCTGTGGCAAGTCAGCACTATGATTTTTTGGCACCAGTGGCAGTGGATTTTGCAAAGAAAAATCCTGAAATCAAAAACTTTAGAATTTTTGAATCCACGACTTATAATATTTTGCAAGAAGTAGCTCAAGGACATAGCGAACTTGGAGTGGTTTATCTCAACAAACACAATCGCTCAGGGATTGTTCGGATGTTGGACAAATTAGAGTTGGAGTACGAGGAAATTTTCTTATCTCAAACACATATTTATATTCGCAAGGGACATCCTTTGGCGGAGCGGGCATCAATCAATGCAAATGATTTGAAACCACTAGATAGAGTTCGATTTACTCAGGAAAATGAACAATTTCTCTATTATTCAGAAGATTTAGTTGAAACTTTTGAGAATACATTTATCTATAATGTTACGGATCGCGCAAGCTTAAATGGAATTTTAGAGCGGACTGATGCTTATGCGACAGGGCTTGGATTTATTGATGATGCGAGTGTGCATAATGTAACTGTTGTACCAATGGATGGCGATAATGGAAATAGTTTGATTCTTGTTAAACATCGTGGTCATCTCTTATCCAATGCAGCGAGTTCTTATAAACGAAGCTTAGAAGTTTATTTTGAGAACTATAAATTTTAG